A single region of the Procambarus clarkii isolate CNS0578487 chromosome 81, FALCON_Pclarkii_2.0, whole genome shotgun sequence genome encodes:
- the Pfdn4 gene encoding prefoldin subunit 4 encodes MTSAMTRDSDVHITYEDQQKINRFARCNARHGDVKEELKIKENDLQNLQDAEDEMILALESDEKVPFMVGEVFIMKTQDEAQEAISGQREDLQEEISNLNSRASELQDTMTHLKSDLYAKFGNNINLEPEEE; translated from the exons ATGACCAGCGCCATGACTCGG GACTCTGATGTGCACATTACCTACGAAGACCAACAGAAGATCAACAGGTTTGCCCGTTGCAATGCTCGCCATGGAGACGTTAAGGAGGAACTTAAAATTAAGGAG AATGACCTGCAAAACTTGCAAGATGCAGAAGACGAGATGATTcttgctctggagagtgatgagaAAGTTCCATTCATGGTTGGTGAGGTGTTCATCATGAAGACACAG GATGAAGCACAGGAAGCCATCAGTGGACAGAGGGAAGACTTGCAAGAGGAAATCAGCAACCTCAACAGCCGAGCTAGTGAGCTACAAGATACAATGACTCACCTAAAGAGTGATCTTTATGCAAAATTCGGGAATAACATTAATTTAGAACCTGAAGAAGAGTGA